One Candidatus Cloacimonadota bacterium genomic window, GTGCGGCCGCCCTCGGCGTTGGTGATGACGACGGGTTTTCCACCCTCAACCACTGCGACGCAGGAGTTGGTGGTACCCAGATCTATTCCGATTATTTTTCCCATTTCTTATTCCTCCATGGTACTTTTATTTTACTTCAATGTTTATTACATCGGCACCTTTGCCGCCGGAAGGCATTTCTTCCGTGGGCGGCTCGGTTTCCGTCTGTTTGTTTTCATGTTTGCCTGAAGAGACGGCCACGCGCACAGGACGCAGCACCTTGTCGTGCATGGTGTAGCCGTTTTGGATGACGGCAGCCACGAGGTTGGCCTCGTATTCGCTGGGAATATGGGCCAAGGCCTCATGCAGCGAGGGATCGAACTCTTCGCCGAGGGCTTCGATCTTGCAGACTCCCTCTTTGCCGAGGATGCTGCGCAACTGCTGTTCGATCTGCGTTACGCCCTTCACGAAGGCGTTGTCATGGTCGGCTGCCTCCTCCTGGCTGAGGGCGCGCTCGAAGTTGTCCATTACGTCGCAGATCTCCAAAGCCAGCTTTTGCGTGGCCAGCTTGATCCAATCGCTCTTTTCGGCGATGCTGCGGCGGCGGTAGTTCTCAAATTCCGCCATGCTGCGCAGGTATTTATCCTTCAGTTCCTGATTCTCGCGTTCCAGTTCGGCCACTCTCTGCATCGGGTCCGGCTCCTTTTGCTCTTCCTGCGGTCCAGTTTCGGTTTCAGCAGCCGCGGCCACTTTTTCGGAGGCGGCCTCCGCCGTACTTTCTTCCTGATATGCTCTCATTTCCAATTCCATGCCTTGTTTATCCTTTTTCTTTTTCACATCTCCTCCTATTTGGCCACCATCATGCCTTTGCGGGTGGTTTCGGTGATCGTCTGCGTGATGTCGCGGATCAGCGGGATCAGCTTGCGGTAATGCGTTCGCAAAGGCGCCACCACACCGAGGTAGCCGGGAATGCCGAACACCTCGTAGCGGCCGTAGATGAGGCAGAACTCCGTCCACTCGGGAACGTTGAAATCCTCGCCCATCAGCACGTTCACCTCTTTGCCGCTATCTTTGCTGCGCATCAGGTTGATCACGAGGTCCTGCCGCTGGATGAAGTTCATGAAACTGAGAATGTTACGTTTGCTGTCAAATTCAGGCTGCTCCAGAAACTTGATGCTGCCGTCATAGTTGATGAAGAAATCGCTGATATCCACGAAAGCCCTGTGCAGCTCGCGCAGGAAAGTGCTCACCATGGGATTGTCGCGATACATGTTTTCGCGCATCTCAACCAGCACTCGGTTGGCGATGTCGTAGATGCGGAGCCCGGCCAGTTCGTCGTTCAGATAGCGCACCAGCTTTTTAAGCTGCGCTTCTGTGAATTCCTGCTCGAGCTTCATAACCACGGTCTTGTCCAGTCCCGAATCGAGGCTCATCACGAAGATGTATTTGCCGTTGCCGATGGGAAACACTTCCAGCTTCGCCAGATAGCCGCCGGAGATCTCGGGCTCGGCCACAAAGCTGAGCTGGTCCGTCTCCTGCGCCAGCAGCAGCATTATGTAATGCAGCGCCAGCGGCGTGTCCTTGTAATGCTTGATCAGCAATTCGCGCAGCACTTCCATGTCCTTGAAACGCACGTTCGCGTGCTCCGCTTCGATGAGGCGGAGGTAGCTGCGATAGCCCAGGATGGTGGGCACGCGTCCCGCGGAAGTGTGCGGCTGGCTGATCTGAGCGGCTTGCTCCAGCTTCATCAGATCGAGGCGCAGCGTTGCCGAACTCACTCCGGTGAGATACTTTTCGTTCAGCACGCGTGACGACACCGGCTCGTTGCTGCTGATGTATTCATCAACCAGCGCGGCCAGCGTGGCATTGAGTCTGAGCTGATTTTTTTTCATGTCTCGGCGGTCACTCCCTTGGATATTTTAGCACTCACTTCGGTAAACTGCTAATCTAAGGACAAAGTAATCGAAAGCGAAAAATTGTCAATCGAAAAGTGAGACTGCTAAAAAATCCGCCCACCTGCTTGGATACAAATGCATGACTTCGCTGATCCGGAATGACATCGACACACCACCAACGCCAACCGCTCCCTCCTCCCCATCCATAAACCCTTGTGGTTTCGCCCTCCACAACATGCTAAATTCGGGCTGTCTTCGGCGACGGCAACAGAGGAGCAGCACCGTGGACAGAGACGGCAGATCTCACCTGCCGGTGGTCACGCAGCCAATAACAATGTCTCGCGCGCGGGGAACTTATCTGATGAACAAGCCTCTCAGCAGGATGATCTCGCCGCTGATCTGCAAGCGCAGGAAGAAGACGCCGCTATCGAACAGTCCCAGCGTGAGCGGATCGAGGGGGATTTCGTTGATGCCCGCTTTCACCGAGCATTCGCGCTCGCCCAGTTTCCGGCCTTTGGCGTTGTAGAGGGAAACGCGGACGCTGCCTGTGGCATCTCCAACCCCAAAGGACAGCTTCGCGGTGCCGGAAAAAGGGTTGGGCGTGAGACGCGGCGCCATTTCAGCGGTGGGCAAAGTGGGATCGTCAGCCGCGACGATGCTTACGGTAACTATATTCGAGGGATCGGAGAAATGGTCTCCGTAGCGGGCTTTCACATAGAATTCGTGGGTGCCGCCGCTGAGATTGGTGACGGTGTGGGTGAGGATACCGCCCTCCACGGCCTGGACGAGTTCGTCGTTCATGAAGATGTAATACTGGTCCGGCACAACGTAGGGCGAGGGCGGCTGCCAGCTTAGCACGACGCTGGCAGGCGGCATCTGCTCAGCGGAAAGGTTTCGCGGCGGCAGGTATTGCGCGCCGAGGCTGCCATTGCCGTTGATCCGCATGGCATAGATGTCATAGGCCGAATTGCCTTGTTCCCAGACCAGAACGCTCCAATTGTCGGGATGGGTATCACAGTCATAGTGCATTTTCGGATCCACGCTATTGGCCACCATCAAGCTGCCCTGCGTCCAAATCACTTCGTCTGCGGCATTCAAGCAGGTGGCAAAGAGATTATTGGTTCCGTATGCATAGAGGAAAACTGCTCCGGCAGGTACGAGGTAGGAGGCGATGGTATTGCATTCCGAGGGCCCGATGTCGATGTAGGCGGGCCCGGTTTCGCCCCAGAGGCGGTTTCCGCTGAAACTCATCAGCTGCCGTGCGAGGCCAGCGTTGTTCTGGTTGGCATCGGTTTCGCGGTAGAAGACGTAAACCTGCTGACCGGCAGTGTCCACGGCGATTTTGGGATAGTATTGCTGATTGGCGGGACTAACGCTCACGAGGCTGCCGTTCATCCCCATGCTGGCGCTTCCATCCGCGGCTATCCTTTGGCAATAGACGTCGTTGTCCATGTTGCTGTCGCGGTCTTCATACCAGGCCAGCACTGCGCCTCCCGCTCCGTCACTGGCAAAAGGGATGAGTTGCTGCCAGGCGGCGATCCCGCCCGCTTCGCTTACAGCTGCGGTCCACGGAAATGTCCCTTCCGGAGTGCCCTTCACCAAGTGAATGTGACGGGTGGGCGACCAATAGGGACCGGTGTCGTAATAGAGTTTGAGCAGAATGTCGTTGCCCACCCCCTGAATGATCTGCGGCCAGGTGTAGCTGCCAGCGGTGGACGACAATTCTATGCCGTTTTCGCCCCAAAGCTTCTGCCCCGCGGCGCTGAGGCGGTTGATCACGACAGAGGTGTTGGCAGGCCCCATGCGCTGCCAGGCGAAATAGCTGCTGCCGTCGGCGGAACAGAAACAGACAGGCGACATGTTGCCATAATCCATGTTGGTGTCATTGGACAGGGCAATGCCGTCGGCGCCCCAGAGGAATTGGCCAGCGGGGCCGATCTTGTAGGCCACAACGTTGTTCACGCCGGCGTTGCGGATGTCCTGGAAGACGATTACGGCGTTGCCGTCCGGATCAACGTCGAGGTCGTATTCGGTGAGCCAGGTCATCTGATCGTGGGAGCTGATGAGCAAGCCCAGCGGATCGGTCCAGATGTGGTTTCCATGCGTATCCATGAGGTTCAGGAACACTTGGTAGGCTCCGGATTGGGTGTCGAAACGGCAGATGTAGGTATTGCCGTTGGGCGCGATGGACACCTTGGGCATCACCTGTTCGCCAGTGAAACCGGCAATGAGAGTGGGATTATACGGATCCGCGCTCCACTCGGCAAAGAGGGCTGTCGCGACAAGGCAGGCAGCGAAGATCATAAAGATATGTTTCATGCTACACCTCGCTTGGTTGAATACCGCCATTTTTGGCCTTGGGGGATTTTTGGTCAAGCAATATTTTGGGTTCTCTTTCAAATCGGGTGGGTTAAGCCCCATGCGGAAAACGTCGGCGTGAGGGTGAAGTGGCCGGGGACCCTGTGGAGGAGTGCAACGGTGCCCTCTGGCCATTAAAGCCATTGCCCGGGTCCCGGACGCGCCTCCCGCCTGATAGCCGCGTTTGATGCGAGAATCAGGCGGGAAGCATGAGAGGAGAATGGAAGCGAGCGCTCAAGGCGTGACTGACAGGATATGGCGGTGGGTAAGCATTGCTGTCGCCCCCAGGCTTTACCCACCCGGTTTGGAAGAGAGCCATGTTTTATCCAAAGAGAAACCGGGGAAGGGAGAAAGAGTTGCATGGCGGTGGTGGTGCGCAAACCTTTTCTCCTTTGCCCTTTTGCTCTGTCGCTATTCAAACAACCAATCGTAGCGCGTAACCGGCAGCGCGTAGAGCTCGGTCTTGTCCAGCTCCAGCAGTTCCGCCAGCACATCGTATAATGACGGACTGGCGAGGCTTTTGCCGATCAGCAGGCGCGAGCCGTTCCACTCGGTGGAGGTGACGATGCGCTTGAGGTCATAGTCTTTGCTGCGGGTGGCGGTGCTTTTGGTAAAGATGTGCTCACTGGTTCGGAAAAAGTCCTGAAGGCGTTTCTCCACCCGCATACGCAGTTGATCAGGAATCCCGATGCCAACGATCTCGCCTGTGGGCAGCTTGCCTTTGCCGCTGAGGGCTTCGCTGCGCAGCAAACGGAATTGGGGGATGCGCGGCTGGGCCAAGGCATCAGCGATCTTTTCAGAGCTGTAAGCCTGATGGAAAGTGACGTCGCAGTATTCGCACACACTGGCCACGCCCAAAGGCAGCGGCGGACAGAGGCTCACCCGCGGATGGGGCGAAAAGCCTTGCGTGAAGACGGTTTCGAGCGGCATCTGCCCGATGAGGCGGAAAAGCATGCGCATCCAATCCAGATGCGATATGAAGCGCAGAATGCCGTCCTTGGCATACCAGAGTCGATAGCGGTGCTGGATCTGGCCCTGTTGGAGCTGGAAAGTATTTTTGTTGCTGACTTCCGCCGCGGGCGAAGCGTTGTAGGCGGGGGCGTCCACGGTCCTCACCACAGGGCCGCATATTCCACATTGGGAGCAGACTTCGCGGCAATCGGGGGTGGTTTCGCCAGCCAGCGCGTGAGCCCATTCGCGGCGCAGAAACTTCTTTGTGATGCCGATGTCCACGAAATCCCAGGGCAGCGGCTCCTCCCCGTCCCTTTCCCGCAGATAGTTCTCCACGTCGATGCATGTGGCGGTGGAAGCCTGTTCCCAGATGGAATAGTCGAAACACTCGTTCCAGCCGTCGAAGCGGGCGCCGAGGCACCAGGCGCTGTGGATGAGTTCGCCCACGCGGGCGTCGCCGCGGGAAAAGACGGCTTCCAGCAGTGAACTCTCTATGGTATGGTATTTCACGCGGATGCTGCGTTGGCGGGAAAAGGCCTGCTTCACCTTCAGGCAGCGGCGCAGCAGCTCCTCACGGGAAAGCATTGCTACCCATTGGAAGGGCGTGAAAGGCTTTGGCACAAAGGGTGAGAGGGTAACGTTGATCTGCAGGCGGCGGCTGAGGGAGGCGATCTTTTGAGTGAGGGTGATGATGCCATCTATGTCCTCTTCGGTCTCCAGCGGCAGGCCCACCATGAAATAAAGCTTGATCTTCTGCCAGCCGAGGTCGAGAGCGGTTTGCACGCCCTGGATGATATCCTCTTCGCTGAGGTTTTTGTTGATCACGTCGCGCAGACGCTGAGAACCCGCTTCGGGAGCGATGGTGAGGCCTTCGCGGCCAAGTTCGCGCAGCAAACCCACCATGGCGGGATCGAGGGCATCCACCCGCAGCGAAGGCAGCGATATGTGCGTGCGGTCGGTATCCACGGCTGCAAGCAAACCCGCCAGCAGTTCCTTCACGCGGCTGTAATCGCTGCTGGAAAGGGAGAGCAAGCCAGCTTCGTCCCAACCCGTTAGCGCCACTTCGCGCAGGATCTCGTCGCGCACTTCGGCGGCGTCGCGTTCCCGCACCGGACGGTAGAAGTAGCCGGCGTGGCAAAAACGGCAGCCACGGGAACAGCCGCGCATGATCTCGGACACGCAGCGGTTGTGGGTGGCGAGTTGCCAGGAAAGCAGCTGCGGGCTGTGCAAAGTGGCGCTGGCGCCGAAGCTGGTAAATTTGCGCGATATCACCCTTTGCCCCGCAGGCATCGCCGGAACATGGCAGCCGTCTAGCTTTGCCAGTTCCTCAAGCCGCCTTTCCCTATCCTTCACGCGGATGAATACGGCTGCTATCTCAGCGATGGCCTCCTCCGCCTCCCCAAGGAAAAATACGTCGATGAAGCAGGACAGCGGCAGGGGATTGGTGGCGCAGGGACCTCCCGCCATCACGATTGCATCGCCTTCCGCGCGCTCATTTGCCAGCACGGGAATGCCTGCCAGGTCCAGCGTTTCGGGAATGTTCGAATAGGTGAGTTCGCTTTGCAGGGTGATGCCCACGAGGTCAAAATCCCGCAGCGGGCGGCGGCTTTCGAGGCCGAAGAGGGGCAGCTGTTCGCGGCGCATGATGTCGATCATGTCCAGCCAGGGCAGATAGGCGCGGTCGGCCATCACGCCCTCCAAGCGGTTGACGATGGAGTAGAGGATCTTCAGCCCCAGATGCGAGACGCCCACCTCGTAAACGTCGGGATAGACAAAGCAGAAATTCACATCCTGCCAGGCTTTGCGCACCGCGTTGAGCTCGTGGTCGATATAGCGCGAGGGCTTTTCCACGCGGGGCAGCCAGGGCTCGATGAAAACCTCTTGCATGGCTAAAGAGAACGGATGCGGATGTTTACGTGGTGTTTATCGCCCCAGCGGAGGAGGGTTTTGCAGGCGGGATTGTCCTGCAGGTGTTTGCGGACGTTGGTGGCGCCGGCGGAGAGGTCCTCGAGGGTGTCGTCGTAGCGGCATTCCTGCAGGTAAAAGCGGTCGCCGGGCTTCAGCAGTTCCTGCACGCGGGCGATGTCTTTCCAGTCGAAGAGGCGTTCAAAAAAGGTGGTACGAAATTCGTATTCCTTACCGCTGCCGCGCAAGGTTTCCATGCTGCGGAGAATGTCCTCCACGGGCACTGAGGAGCGCGAAACCAGATGGTAAAGGTCGGCCGGCGCTTTCACGTCCATCGCCCAGTAGTCAACAAGTTCCTGCTCCACAAGGCTTTGCAGCACATCTGGATGCGAGCCGTTGGTGTCCATCTTCACGAGGAAACCCAGATACTTCAGTTTCTTCACGAAGCCGATCAGATCGGGCTGCACCGTGGGTTCGCCGCCGGTGATGACCACGGCGCCAAGTTTGCCTCTTCTTCGCCTGAGGAAATCCAGCACCCGTCCCGTCGCCAGAGGCTTTTCAAAGCGCGCGGGATCCACCAGTTCGGGGTTGTGGCAATAGGGGCAGCGAAAATTACAGCCCTGCGTGAAGACGATGGCCGCCAGCTGTCCGGGGTAGTCGAGCAGCGAGAACTTC contains:
- the grpE gene encoding nucleotide exchange factor GrpE, with the protein product MKKKKDKQGMELEMRAYQEESTAEAASEKVAAAAETETGPQEEQKEPDPMQRVAELERENQELKDKYLRSMAEFENYRRRSIAEKSDWIKLATQKLALEICDVMDNFERALSQEEAADHDNAFVKGVTQIEQQLRSILGKEGVCKIEALGEEFDPSLHEALAHIPSEYEANLVAAVIQNGYTMHDKVLRPVRVAVSSGKHENKQTETEPPTEEMPSGGKGADVINIEVK
- a CDS encoding heat-inducible transcription repressor HrcA; protein product: MKKNQLRLNATLAALVDEYISSNEPVSSRVLNEKYLTGVSSATLRLDLMKLEQAAQISQPHTSAGRVPTILGYRSYLRLIEAEHANVRFKDMEVLRELLIKHYKDTPLALHYIMLLLAQETDQLSFVAEPEISGGYLAKLEVFPIGNGKYIFVMSLDSGLDKTVVMKLEQEFTEAQLKKLVRYLNDELAGLRIYDIANRVLVEMRENMYRDNPMVSTFLRELHRAFVDISDFFINYDGSIKFLEQPEFDSKRNILSFMNFIQRQDLVINLMRSKDSGKEVNVLMGEDFNVPEWTEFCLIYGRYEVFGIPGYLGVVAPLRTHYRKLIPLIRDITQTITETTRKGMMVAK
- a CDS encoding TIGR03960 family B12-binding radical SAM protein, which encodes MQEVFIEPWLPRVEKPSRYIDHELNAVRKAWQDVNFCFVYPDVYEVGVSHLGLKILYSIVNRLEGVMADRAYLPWLDMIDIMRREQLPLFGLESRRPLRDFDLVGITLQSELTYSNIPETLDLAGIPVLANERAEGDAIVMAGGPCATNPLPLSCFIDVFFLGEAEEAIAEIAAVFIRVKDRERRLEELAKLDGCHVPAMPAGQRVISRKFTSFGASATLHSPQLLSWQLATHNRCVSEIMRGCSRGCRFCHAGYFYRPVRERDAAEVRDEILREVALTGWDEAGLLSLSSSDYSRVKELLAGLLAAVDTDRTHISLPSLRVDALDPAMVGLLRELGREGLTIAPEAGSQRLRDVINKNLSEEDIIQGVQTALDLGWQKIKLYFMVGLPLETEEDIDGIITLTQKIASLSRRLQINVTLSPFVPKPFTPFQWVAMLSREELLRRCLKVKQAFSRQRSIRVKYHTIESSLLEAVFSRGDARVGELIHSAWCLGARFDGWNECFDYSIWEQASTATCIDVENYLRERDGEEPLPWDFVDIGITKKFLRREWAHALAGETTPDCREVCSQCGICGPVVRTVDAPAYNASPAAEVSNKNTFQLQQGQIQHRYRLWYAKDGILRFISHLDWMRMLFRLIGQMPLETVFTQGFSPHPRVSLCPPLPLGVASVCEYCDVTFHQAYSSEKIADALAQPRIPQFRLLRSEALSGKGKLPTGEIVGIGIPDQLRMRVEKRLQDFFRTSEHIFTKSTATRSKDYDLKRIVTSTEWNGSRLLIGKSLASPSLYDVLAELLELDKTELYALPVTRYDWLFE
- a CDS encoding anaerobic ribonucleoside-triphosphate reductase activating protein; the protein is MKIGGFQKFSLLDYPGQLAAIVFTQGCNFRCPYCHNPELVDPARFEKPLATGRVLDFLRRRRGKLGAVVITGGEPTVQPDLIGFVKKLKYLGFLVKMDTNGSHPDVLQSLVEQELVDYWAMDVKAPADLYHLVSRSSVPVEDILRSMETLRGSGKEYEFRTTFFERLFDWKDIARVQELLKPGDRFYLQECRYDDTLEDLSAGATNVRKHLQDNPACKTLLRWGDKHHVNIRIRSL